The sequence below is a genomic window from Brevibacillus laterosporus.
CAGATGATTATATCACAAAGCCCTTTAGCCCTAGAGAAGTTGTTGCTCGGGTAAAAGCTATTCTTCGCCGTTTTAATGCTAAGCCAGAACCAGATCAGGAAAAAGAGGAAGAGCGTCAGTACTCATTTGGAGAAATCATTATCTATCCAGAAAAATATGAAGTATTCCTACGTGATGAAAGGGTGGAATTGACACCTAAAGAATTTGAATTGCTTCAATATCTAGCTAGTAACGTTGGCCGCGTATTAACGCGTGACCAATTGCTTAATGCGGTATGGAATTACGATTTTGTAGGTGATTCTCGCATTGTAGATGTACATGTTAGCCATTTGCGTGAAAAGCTGGAGCATGACACTAAGAACCCACGTTATATTAAAACAGTGCGTGGACTCGGCTATAAATTAGAAGGCTAGGCCAGGGAGGTTACAGTGAATCGATTTCGCCTCAAGCTTACCTTTACCATATTAAGTTTAATTTCACTTGTCCTTATTGTTATTGGAATTTTTATTGGGAAAGTCATGGAACAATCCTATCTTCAGATGCAGTATGATCTTTTGCGAAAAGAAGCCTTATTTATCTCGGAAACGATCATTGATCCCAAAATATTAACTCAGCATGAACGTTTGGAAGCTCAAATTAAGCATTTTACTGAATCTATGGAGGTACGTATTACCGTTGTTGATCCCTTGGGAATTGTAATGGCTGATACGGCAGGTGTGGACCAGACGCTGAAAAATCATGCACATCGACCAGAGATCGAAGCAGCCCTTCATGGGCAAGTTGGAATCGCACATCGGGAAAGTGATACGTTACACCAACAGATGATCTATGTGGCTGTACCGCTAAAAGACAATGGCACAGGGCAGGTTGTTGGAGCTGTTCGCTCAGCGATGTCAATGGAGACCATTACTCAATCTGTTCATCAGATGTGGTTTAGTTTGGTCATGGGGCTTGTAATTACTCTAATTATCGGTAGCATTGTCAGTTCGCGTATTTCTCATGGCATTACGAAACCAATCGAGGAGATTATCCGTGTAGCAAGAAATATTACGCAACGTCAATACGAGAGTCGCGTCAAAATTAAACCACGGGATGAATTAGGTCAATTGGCAACTGCGATTAATTTCATGGCGTCTAGTTTAGAACAACAGATGTATCAGATATCGGAGAATCAGCAACGTCTAACAGGAGTGTTAGCGACGATGCCGAGTGGCGTGATTTTAATTTCAGAGAACAGACGAATCGAGCTTATTAACAATGCAGTCGAAAAAATGTTGAATATTCCGAGTTCCGAATTGGTAGGAAAATTACATTTTGAAGCAGGGCATAATTACGGATTTAGCAAGCATATTGATCACGTAATGCGCACTGGAGAACAGAGGCGTGACGAGATCCATATTTTTTATCCAACAGAGCGCATTATCTATGCTGATTTTTCACCTTATGTGAACTACCGTGGAGAAATCAAAGGCGTCTTGGCTGTGTTAAATGACATTACAGATATTCGCCGATTGGAAAAGATGCGTAGTGATTTTGTTGCCAATGTTTCACATGAATTACGTACACCTATCACTTCTATTAAGGGCTTCACGGAGACTTTATTAGATGGAGCACTTAAAGATGAGGAAATTAGCAGGCATTTTTTGCAAATTATTTATGATGAAAGTGAGCGTCTTTTCCGGTTAATTAGTGACATTCTTGATTTATCCAAAATTGAGCAGAAACGGATAACGCTTACGTATACTGAAGTAGAGGTGC
It includes:
- a CDS encoding HAMP domain-containing histidine kinase, whose amino-acid sequence is MNRFRLKLTFTILSLISLVLIVIGIFIGKVMEQSYLQMQYDLLRKEALFISETIIDPKILTQHERLEAQIKHFTESMEVRITVVDPLGIVMADTAGVDQTLKNHAHRPEIEAALHGQVGIAHRESDTLHQQMIYVAVPLKDNGTGQVVGAVRSAMSMETITQSVHQMWFSLVMGLVITLIIGSIVSSRISHGITKPIEEIIRVARNITQRQYESRVKIKPRDELGQLATAINFMASSLEQQMYQISENQQRLTGVLATMPSGVILISENRRIELINNAVEKMLNIPSSELVGKLHFEAGHNYGFSKHIDHVMRTGEQRRDEIHIFYPTERIIYADFSPYVNYRGEIKGVLAVLNDITDIRRLEKMRSDFVANVSHELRTPITSIKGFTETLLDGALKDEEISRHFLQIIYDESERLFRLISDILDLSKIEQKRITLTYTEVEVHPLIQETAVLLREQLQRKELRLILPSDKGIMLRADKDCFQQILLNLMANAIAYTPEGGQITIELKKDENNLYLDVADTGIGIPEDDLGRIFERFYRVDRARSRDSGGTGLGLAIVKHICESLHGSITVSSNEGVGSVFSVTLPLDNPIS
- a CDS encoding DNA-binding response regulator, with amino-acid sequence MTKILVVEDEVSISKLIQFNLEKAGYEVITAFDGRQALTMAREEKPDFIILDLMLPYMDGLDVCKTLRQERINTPILILTAKEDELDKILGLELGADDYITKPFSPREVVARVKAILRRFNAKPEPDQEKEEERQYSFGEIIIYPEKYEVFLRDERVELTPKEFELLQYLASNVGRVLTRDQLLNAVWNYDFVGDSRIVDVHVSHLREKLEHDTKNPRYIKTVRGLGYKLEG